From Gottschalkiaceae bacterium SANA:
TTACTGAAAATTTTATCGAGCAGATTAATCAGGCTTTGGATGCAAGAGAATTGATAAAATGTAAGGTGTTGAACAATAGTCTTTTGGATGCAAAGGAAACCGCAAACGAATTAGCCCGAGTAACAAATGCGGAATTTGTGCAGGCAATTGGCAACAAATTTACTTTGTATCGAGAATCAAAAGACAACAAAAAGATTGTCTTGCCACGGGTCTAAATGAAAAGAATCGGTTTGTTTGGAGGCACCTTTAATCCCATTCATATGGGACATCTTGTGTTGGCGGAATGCGCTCGGGATCAGCTTGCATTGGATGAGGTCATCTTTATTCCTAATCGCATACCGCCCCACAAGATTGAGCCTGGATACTCGCCGGAACAAAGGCTTGAGCAGGTTACCGCTGCGGTTGCAGGTCAGCCTGGTTTTCAGGTGAGTAACATTGAACTCAAGCGGGACAAACCATCCTATACGGTGGACACCCTGCGAGAGGTGCACGCAAATTGGCCGACGGCCCACTTGTTTTTTCTGATCGGCGCGGATTCTTTATTTCAATTGGAGTCTTGGGTGGAAATTCAAGAGATCTTTCGATTGACAGATTTTGGTGTTGTGGCACGTCCGCCTTTTGAGCGGGAAGGATGTCAGCAGGAAATTTCTCGATTGGAATCTTTATATCCGGTAAAATTTTCTTGGGTAGAAATGCCACAGATTGGAATATCATCCCGTTCCATCCGCGAGGATTGGAATCGGGGGAGGTCTATTCGCTTTCAGGTACCAGAAGTGGTTTACTGCTTAATGGGAAAAGAAAAGGAAGGAAGTTCCGAGTCGTGACAAAAGAAGAGATACTGGCAAGAATGAAGAAAAACCTAAGCCCTTCGCGGATTGAGCATATACTGCGTGTGGTCGATACTGCTCAGCTTTTGGCCGAGCGGTATGGAGTTGATCCAGAACGTGCGGAATGGGCAGCGCTCTTGCATGATTTTTACAAGTGGCAGGACAAGGAAGCTTATGACGCAGCGTTAGAAGCTTCTGGACTGGCATTGGATGAGGAAACTGCGGCTTCTCAGGAATTGAGCCATGGATGGATGGCAGCAGATTTTATGCAGTCTGCCCTTGGAATTGAAGATAAAGAGATCTACTATGCGATTGCAACTCACACCACGGGACGAAGTGGGATGAGCCTTTTGGAAAAGGTCATCTATTTGGCAGATCGTGTGGAACCGGGACGCGTTCATCCTGGAAGTGATCGCTTGCGGAGCATGGCTTTTCAAGATCTGGATCGAGCAGTGTATATTGCTATGAATCAAACCCTGGAATACTTATTGAAGAACCATTCCTATATTCATCCGCGAACCATTGAAGCGCGCAATGATTTATGGAGAAACATCACAGAGAGGACGGAACGGATTGAAGGATAATCAAACCATATTAGAAATAGCCGTTAAAGCGGCGGACACAAAAAAAGCCTTGGATATCGAGGTCATCAACTTAATTGGACTTTCTTCGATTGCTGATTACTTTTTGGTTGTCAGTGGAAGCAATGATCGTCAAGTCGCGGCCATTACCATGGAAATTGAAGATAAATTAACGGAAGCCGGCGTGGAACCCAAGCACAAGGAAGGGGTTCGGGGTGGTCGTTGGATCGCTTTGGATTACGGAGATATAATTGTGCATATTTTCCATCAGGAAGAGCGTGAGATTTACGGACTGGAAAAAGTATGGGCAGAAGGCGAGCGCCTGGATATAAGCGACTGGGTTTAAAATACCGGAGGTGATTGATTTGAAACAACGAGAAATACATCCGATCCTACGGCAAATGTTGCCGTTGGTGGAAGCCATATCAAGGACAGTAGGCGATAATTGCGAAATTGTCTTACACGATTTTAGCGACCTGGAGAATTCGGTTGTTGCGATCGCCAATGGACATGTGACAGGACGAACCCTGGGAAGCGGTATGCTGACCAAGGGACTAGAAGCCTATTTGAATCGAGAGTATGAAGAGTCGATGATCAAGTACAAGAATATTGTCGGGGCGGGACGAACCTTGAAATCTTCAACGATTTTTATCAAGGATGAAACAGAATCCGTTGTTGGTGCCATGTGTATCAATATCGATGTAACCGATCTTCTTTTGGCAAACAAGGCGATCAACAACCTTGTGATGACAGAAGATTTGGGACAGACGGTGGAGGCGGAACGAAACCGTTTTCATGTTTCTGAAATTTTGAAAAAAGTTGTGGAAGAGGTGTTTCAATCGATCAACAAGCCCGTTGCTTATTTGAGCAAAGCGGACAAATTGATGATCGTTCAGCAATTGGAGGACCGTGGCGCCTTTTTAATCAAGGGTGCTGTGGAACATGTTGCAGACCTGCTCTGTGTTTCTCGGTACACCGTATACAATTATATTGAAGAAGTAAAAGGGAATAAAAATGGATCCGAGGAATAATCCTTAGATCCATTTTTTTTATTGCATATTTTCTTTTTTTCGTTGCTCATTCAATGCGAGACGTCTTTTCTTGCGCATCCGCTGATTTCTTAATCGCATGGCTTGTCCAAAGAGAAGCACGATGGCAAAGAGTCCGATGACACCAGCGCTGATTAGAACCGCTGTTGGGATCGGCTTTTGATCCATAAGGGTCGTTACCTTGCCGATAAAGCGCACATCCGTAGCTGCAATCAGGGAAACCCTGGCAATCAATTGATCTTCAAAATAGTATTCCACCTTGCCCACCTCGTCGCCTTTATGGACAGGGGCTTCCAGATTCTCGGCAGGGATTACGATTTTGCCGAAAATCGGGTCTCGATCGGTTGAGAAGGGAAGGGCGACAGTAGATTTTACAATGGCCGCAAGATCGGGCCGGTCCCCGGAAAGAATGGGGATCTGCGTAATATATTCGTTGGCCACGCATACGTTTCGTTTCTTAAAGTTTTCAAATCCAAAGTCCAATAAGGTGTGGGCATCGATATAGAGATTGGAACCCGAGGTATTTAAAATAACCAACAGCAATTTGGCATCGCCATTTTCAGCTGCTGCGACCAGGGTGTTTTTTGCCTGGGAGGTATAGCCGGTCTTCATTCCTATTGTGCCGGGATACTTAATGGGTATCGAGGACCCATGATAAGAAATGCGTTTTCCAGGACTGAATAGTAATTTGTTGGTAGTTTCAAAATATCGTTCATTCTCTTTAATATTTGTTGGTGGAATCTTATAGTATGGGGTCTGTACGATCGCTGCAAATTCAGGAATCGTCATGGCATAGGCGGCAATCTTTGCCATATCCGCTGCCGTGGTGACGTGATTTTCATCGGGCAGGCCTGTCGCATTAACAAAATGGGTTTGGCTTGCTCCCAGTTCCAAAGCTTTTTCGTTCATTAATTCCGCAAATGCAGGTTCGCTACCGGCAACGGCACGTGCCAGTACTTTCATGGCGTCGTTGGCGGATCGAATTAATCCAGCATGAAGCAATTGGTCGACCGTGAGCACCTCGCCGGGTTCTAGAGCGATATGGGTGCTGTCACCAACCTCGTAGGGCGAGTTCTTATCTACAGTGACCAATTCATCCAATTGAAAATACTCGAGGACGACAATTGCAGATAGGATCTTGGTGATGCTAGCCGGGTACATGACCTTATCGGCGTTTTTTTCATACAAGGTAGATCCAGATTCCAGATCGACCAGTATGGCTGCAGGGCTATCGATTTCCGGTTCTGTCAAAGCAAATCCGGTGGAGAAAATCGGACAGGTTAGTGTCAGGATCAGCAGGGTTGTAAGTATTCGTTTCATTAATTTCTTCCTTCCGATTGAAATTCTGTTTTTATTATATGAGATGGGCGCCAAAAGCGCAATGGGAATACAGACAAAGTGGTTCAATTGCGGTACAATATAGTGGATGAGAAATTAGGAGGAAATGGCATGGATCGATTTACGAAACGTGAAATGATCTTGTTGATAGCCCTAATTGCTTTAGCGGGACTTTTGTTTTTTGGACGCCAAATGCAAGACGTGGACTTGAGTGAGATCGAGACAATGGAAGCGGAACCGATGGAAAAAAATGGGGACGTTGAACATGAAGCTGAATTGGTTGTACATATCGCAGGTGAGGTGTTTGAACCAGGGGTGTATGCCCTACGGTCAGGTGCACGGGTGATTGAAGCCATACAAGCGGCGGGAGGCGAGACCAATTTTGCCAACCTGGAAAAGTTGAACCTGGCTCGCATTTTGGTGGATGGAGAGCAAATTATTGTACCGAGCACCCTAGAGACGGATGTGCAAGTGGCAGAAAACCAACCGCAGGCAGATGGCAAGGTGAATATTAATCGGGCGAAAGAAATGGAATTGGAGGGCTTAACGGGGATTGGACCCACAAAAGCCCAAGCGATTATCGATTACCGAACCCAGCATCCCTTTCAATCGATTGAGGAAATTCAATCCGTAAGCGGGATTGGCCAAAAAACCTATGAAAAAATCTGCGATCAAATAACAATTAATTGAGGTGATAGCAATGATTGAAAGAGTACGATTGACACAAATGACTGCGAGCTCTGGTTGAGGCGCGAAATTAGGACCAGAGGTCCTCTCGCAGGTACTGCGAGATTTATCATTGAAAAGAGACGAGAATTTACTGGTGGGAACGGAAACATCCGATGATGCCGCTGTATATAAGATCAATGAAAAAGAAGCCCTTGTTGTAACGATGGATTTCTTTACACCTGTGGTAGACGACCCCTATCAATATGGGCAGATCGCTGCAGCCAATGCTTTAAGTGATGTTTTTGCCATGGGCGGGGAAGCCAAGCTTGCCATGAATATTGCCTGTGTGCCGACAGGGCTTCATGCTGATATGGTGAGTGATATTTTGAAGGGTATGCGGGATAAGGTGGAAGAAGCGGGTGCATTTGTAGTCGGCGGCCATACCATCGAGGATCAGGAACCTAAATTTGGTCTTTCCGTAACGGGATTTGTTCACCCCAATCGGATATGGACCAATAGTGGTGCGCAGGCTGGTGACGTTTTGTTTTTGACCAAGCCCTTGGGCATGGGGGTTCTATCGACAGCCATCAAGGCGGATTTAATCTCGTTGGAGGGGATGGAAACCGCTGTTTCCATTATGTCGGAATTGAATCTTTACGCTAAGCAAATTGCAGAGAATTTTACGATTCATGCTTGCACGGATGTAACTGGATTTGGTTTGGCTGGTCATGGATTGGAAATGGCAGAAGGCAGTGGCCTGACTTTGTTGTTAGAGGGAGAAACATTGCCCTTTGTAGCAGAGGCCATTGAATGGGCTGAAATGGGAATCTTGCCAGCCGGGATGTACAGCAATCGTGGCCATGTTGGCAAAAAAATTGCAATGGAAGCAGATTTGTCAGAAGCGCAGCAGGACCTGATCTTTGATCCCCAGACTTCGGGTGGTTTGTTGCTTGCTGTGGCTGAGGACGAGGCTGATGAATTGGAAGCGTCCTTTGCGAAAGCGGGACGATTTTGCGTCCGGATTGGTCGGGCGGTTGAAAAACGCGAGGTTTCTCTTCTGATTCGATAGGAGGAAAAAATGGAAAAATGGTATCGTCGATTGCCCAAAATGGACACGTGTTTGGCAGATCAACGGGTTGAGGCGTGGATACAGGAATTTGGATATGAACAAGTGAAGGAGGCTTTTGCCTCCACTTTGGGTGCAATCCGAGAGTTGATTCATACAGCTTCTGGTGATGCGCTTATTGATGATACCGTGATTGAATCGGAGATCGCTTCTCTTTTTGACACGGTGGAGAATCGATTGAGAGTGGGTTTTATTGGCTTGCGTCCTGTGATTAATGGAACCGGAACTTTGCTTCATACCAATCTGGGACGGGCTAATTTTTCGAAAGACTTGGTCAAACGCGCCGTGGATAAGGCAAGCCGGTATTCGAACCTTGAGTATCAATTGGACCTTGGCAGGCGTGGTTCTCGATATGATCATATTGAAGGCTTGCTCTGTGCTCTGACGGGGGCTGAGGCGGCTATGGCTGTCAATAACAATGCAGCAGCAGTGATGCTGATGCTTGCGGCCCTCTGCCAGGATCAGGAAGTGGTGGTTTCTCGGGGAGAGTTGGTGGAAATCGGTGGTTCTTTTCGAATCCCTGATGTGATGCGTCTCAGTGGCGCCAAACTTTTGGAAGTGGGAACAACCAATCGCACTCGATTGTCCGATTACTATGAAGCCACCGGATTCGATACGGGTGCTTATTTAAAGGTGCATACGAGCAATTATCAAATCCTTGGATTTACGGAGTCGACGTCCCTAAAGGAATTGGTAGCTCTGAGTCACAAGACGGGGGTGCCGGTATTGGAGGATCAGGGAAGTGGCGTATTGACGGACTTAACCACCTATGGATTGCCACAAGAGGCAACCGTACAGGCTTCTATCGCTGCGGGTGTGGATCTGGTGACCTTTAGCGGTGACAAGCTGTTAGGGGGACCCCAGGCGGGATTCTTGGTGGGCAAGAAAAAGTTGATCGAGCGCTGTAAAAGTCATCAATTGAATCGCGCCCTTCGGGTAGATAAAGTGACCCTAGCTCTTGCGGAAGAAACATTAAGGCTGTATCTTCATGGAGATCGCATGAATGAGATTCCGTTTTACTGGATGTTGGGAAGAAGCCAGGCGGAATTGCAGGAGGCGGCGGAGAAGATTCAATCGGAATTATCGGAGACGGCCATTCAAAAACTTGGATTGGAAATTCGTGAAACCGAGGGAACCATTGGTGGCGGGAGTCTGCCAGGGGTGAGTTTTTTGAGCTTAGCCTTGGTTGTTAGCAAGGGGAATTCAGCTATGCAGGAAGCGATACTTCGACAGGGGACGAACCCTGTAGTCGCTCGCATTCAACAGGACGAGGTTTGGATTGATTTGCGAACCATCTATCCAGATCAATGGAAACTGCTGGTAAAACGATTGCGGGAATTGGAGGACATGGCGTGAAGCGACAGATTATTATTGGGACTGCAGGCCATATCGATCACGGAAAGACGGCTTTGATTCGCGCACTGACTGGACGAGAAACGGACCGATTGAAGGAAGAAAAGCAGAGGGGGATTTCCATTGATTTGGGATTCACCTATTATGATCTAGCCAGTGGCGAACGGGTTGGTTTTATTGATGTGCCTGGACACGAGCGTTTTGTCTCCAATATGTTAACCGGTGCCTTTGGTATGGATTTTGTTTTATTTATTATTGCGGCAGATGAGGGAATGATGCCTCAGAGTCGAGAACACTTGGAGATTCTTAAACTCCTTCAAGTACAAGCGGGAATCGTGGTGATTACGAAGACGGATTTGGTGGATGAAGAGTGGCGCGAACTTGTTGCAGACTCCTTGGATGAGGAATTGAGCGACAGTTTTTTAGCCAAGGCGCCAAGGATTTTTGTCTCTTCTAAAACGGGAGGGGGTCTGGATCGATTGCGCCTTGCGATTGAGGCGTTGGCGGCTTCAGCTCCAAAACAGGAAGAAGATGGGGTGGCTCGTCTTTGGGTGGATCGCTCTTTTTCCATCAAGGGTTTCGGAAGCGTTGTAACAGGCACCCTTCTGGGTGGAAGTTTAATCTTGGGTCAAGAGGTGATGCTCTATCCGCAGCGATTGACGAGTAAGATTCGGCGGATTCAGATTCATGATGAATCTGTGGAGACGGCGGTTGCTGGACAACGGGTTGCAATGAACTTACCAGCCTTTTCAAAGGATCAGGTGAAACGTGGAGATCTTGTTAGTCTGCCGGAACGCGTTGCCTTAAGTGATCGCTTTGCAGGGCGAATTCAAATGACCAAGGATAGTCCTCGCCCCCTTCATAAGGGAATGGAGCTGCGTTTGCATTTGGGTTCAAGAAAGGTGCCTTGCAAAGTGGAACATGTGGAACCAGAGGTCGTTAAGGCCGGTCAGTCGGCTTGGATCATGTTGCGGGTTGAGGAATCAATTCCTTTGGTTTTATTTGATCGTTTTGTATTGCGTAATCTTTCACCTGTAGAAACCCTTTGTGGCGGACAGGTATTGGAGCCTGATCCTCCGCGGGGAAAACGAGCACGCAAGGAAATGGGGACCTGGTTGGAGTCGATTCAAAAGGGAGGTCCCGCGGCAGCAGCTTTGGTGCGACTGGAGCGTTCGATGGATTTGGTTCAGGATCGCAGTGACCTGGCTCATGCCTTTGGGTGGTCGAGAGAAGAGACGGATAAGTGGATCAGCGTTCTGGCGGAGAATGGGGAAATTGTGCGTTATTCTAATTTTCTTTTGTCTCGCAAAAGGGAGGCTGAGTTGTTTGTTCGTTTTACACAGATCGTAAAGGAGTTTCATCAAAAGAACCTCCTTCGTCGAGGAATGCCGAAAAAACAGGGACTGGATCTTCTGTTTCCAAGAGCGAATCAAAAGCAACAGATGGAGGTATTGAAGGCCTGGGAAGTGGCAGGATTTGGTGTCAGTGACGAAAGCAATATTTGGCTTAGTGGGTTTGAACGGAAATTGTCCCCTAAGCAGGAGGCACTCTATAAAGAACTGAAGGAAAAGGCGGAAGCCAAGCACGAAGCTGCCAAGGAAAGTCAGTGGCTGGCGGAGCGTGATCAAGCCAAGGTTATCTGGCCAATTCTCTTGGAAGAAGGAGAGATCATACGCCTTGGGGGAGATCTTTATGCTTCAAGAAAATTCGTTGAAGAAGGGCTTCGTTTGATCGTTGAACAATTTGGAGAAAACCCGTTTACCGTGGGAAAATTTCGGGATGCATATGGAATTTCACGCAAGCAGGCAATTCTGCTTCTGGAAAGCTACGATGAAAGGAAATGGACCATGCGGCAAGGGGACCAAAGAATTGCCCTGAAATTGCCAAAATTCATAGGCGAAGTGTGTCAACTGTGATAAAATAAGGATGAAGTGAAGGTACAGGAGGGTTTATATGAGTAAAATATTAATCGTCGATGACGAAGCGCTACTGGTCAAAGGACTCAAGTATAGCTTGGAACAGGATGATCATGTGATAGACGCGGCCTATGATGGAAAAGAAGGGGTCGAAAAATTTACAAAGAATGATTATGATTTAATTATTTTGGACTTGATGTTGCCAGAGATGGATGGTCTTGAGGTTTGTCAAAAGATTCGCGAGTCATCGCAAGTACCCATCATTATGTTGACAGCCAAGGGCGAAGACATGAATAAGATCTTGGGTCTTGAATATGGAGCGGATGATTATTTAACGAAGCCGTTCAATATCCTCGAGTTGAAGGCGCGGATTAAAGCGATCCTTAGAAGAACCGCCATTAAGGATAAACCAGCGGAGCAAGTAATCAAGGTAGAGGATTTCACGATTAACACTCTGGGCCGCAAGGTTTCTGCTCGCAATAAAGAAATCAATCTGACAGCAAAGGAATTTGACCTGCTGTTATTATTGGCAACGAATCCAGGCAAGGTATTTACTCGGGAAGAATTATTGGAAATCATTTGGGGATACGAGTACTTTGGTGATCTTCGTACGGTGGATGTGCATATTCGGCGGTTACGAGAAAAGATTGAAGAGAATTCAAGTCAAGCAGAATATGTCCTGACAAAATGGGGAGTTGGTTACTATTTTAAAGGAAAAACTCAGTAATTCAATTATCAGTATTAGGTGGAAACTTGTTTTCACCTATTTATTTTTGATTATTATTTTTGTGATGATTATTCGGATTTTTGTCGCCCAGACCATGTACAACGTTTATTTGGACGAAGTGCAGACTGATATCGTGGCGGAAGCAAAGATCTTAGCTTCACAGAATCAATACTATTTGTCACAGTCGGACTACCAACCTGTTCGAGAAGATTTTAGCAATCAGTTGAAGGAATATAGCAATAAGATTCAGGCGAGGATTTTACTTTTGGATCCAAAGTTGATGGTCTTAGAAGACTCGGATGACCGCTTGACCAATACGGTATATGCTTCGAGGGATGCAAGGGACAGCCTTGCTGGTGCCACGGTTATGCGGGTGGAGGAGGAAAGCGATCGATTGATTGTCGCTGAACCTATTGTTTACTTTGGCGAAACCATAGGCGTTGCCATCGTGGTCAAGCCATTGACACAGCTTCACTTGCGGGTGGATGAAGTAACCTCCGCCTTGGATATAATCTCGATCTTTGGTATTCTGATCGTTTTGGTCATCAGCATGATGTTCTCTGACTTGATGACGAAGCCCATCAGTGAATTAACGGAGACTTTTACCAAGATGAGCCAGGGCAATCTTCATCAACGCGTGGAGATTCATACGCGAGACGAGTTGGAAAAGCTGGCAACGGCATTTAATATTATGAGTACCAAATTGGATCAGGTGGATTATCAGCGACGAGAATTCGTGGGAAATGTTTCTCATGAATTGAAAACACCCCTTGCTTCCATTAAACTTTTATCCAGTTCTCTCTTGGGCCAGGAAGAAAATGATGAAGCTTTGTATCGTGAGTTTTTAACGGATATCGATCATGAAGTGGATCGTCTGAATGAAATTATTGTGGATCTTTTGTTGCTGGTAGATTTAGATCGAGAGAAGCTGAGCTTGAATTACAAACCGGCGCTTTTGAATTATCTGATTGAACAGATCTTATATCGGCTGCAGCCGGTCATCAAGGAAACGGAATCCCAAGTAATTTTTACACCTGTGGATCGTATTCAATTGAATTGTGATGGCAAAAAAATCGAGCAAGCGGTATATAATGTCATTCAAAATGCTATTAAGTATTCGGCACCAGATGGGAAAGTGGATATCGTGCTTCGCCGAGAGGGTAAGTTTGCCGTGATCGAGGTGACTGATAATGGCATTGGGATTCAACCCGAAGGAATTGATCATATCTTTGAGCGATTTTATCGAACGGATAAGGCGAGGTCTCGGAAAACAGGGGGAACCGGTTTGGGACTTTCTATCACCAATCAAATTATTGAGCTTCATCAGGGACGAGTTGAGGTGGAAAGTGAGTTGGGTCAAGGAAGCAAGTTTAAAATTTGGATTCCAGAGGTGTAGCGAAAGTTGCACCTTTTTTCAATTCTTGCACTTTTTTTAAATGTATGACATAATCAATTAGCATACCCCATGGGAGTAGATGAGTGCTGGTGTGCTCTCTGGTCTTCAAAACCAGTTCGGGGCGTGAAGAACGTCCTGGGTGGGTTCGATTCCCATCTATTCCCGCCATTTAAGCCTGATAAATTTTTATCGGGTTTTCTTTTATTTGGAGATAAATCCAAAATTAAGAGGGTAAGAATACATAAGGAAAATCGTTAAAACTGAACCGAAATTAGCATGGTCTGGAGAAAAGCAAACTATTCGTGAGGATAGGACGCAAAGTTAAGCGTCTTGCAAAAGATCGACTGACTGCCTCAAGAAAAGGAGGTGGTTTTTTAGTGTAAAAAAAAGGGTCATAACCCATTATATGTACACGCTGTGAGGAGGACTATCGATGAAAAAACAGTGGAAGAAAAAAGTATTTGTATCGGTATTGATTTTATGTGTGTGTTTTGCGACGATTGTTAGTGTAGGGGTTTTTGCCAGCGGGTCCGACGCTGGACGAGGAAAATTCGGTGGATTCCAAATGCATAAAGGAGGAAGCACCTACAAAGAGGGTCAGGAAGGAAAAACGGGTAATGGAGAGGATGGTCACGCTGAAGATGGTCATAGTGATGATTCAGAAGAAGCGTCTGGCGACGCAGATGTAATGAGTTCAAGTGGTGACAAAAGTGATAAAGGTCATTCATCCGGTGGCTCATCGGGTCATAACGGTGGAAGTGACACCCACGGCAAGCCTGATGACCATGAACCGGGAGAGGACGAAGGGGAGGATGAAGCGGAGCTGAATCCTTTTGATGAGTCGATTTCAGAAACAGAGTTTGTTGACGAGGGGAAATTTGTTACATTGAATATCTTCCAAGAAGGTTTGGCAGATGGTGATGAGGCGGTCATCTGTGTCTACAAACTGGACGATGGGGTATTTACGTATAAGAATATCATCACCTTACAGGGTGATACAACTGGGCCATATGCTGTTAAGGTTCCTGTAGGGCATGAGTGTTTTATTGAGAGTGCCATGGTGCCAGGATTTGCGACACCAGAGAAACAAACTATTTCCTTAGGTACATTTGAAGGTGATTTCACGGAAAAAGTGATCGTGAAGTTCATAGAACATCATTATGAACTTGAAGCTTTCGCTTTGAGCTTCAATAAAGTGTTTGATCCGCCAATGACGGAAGTTGCAATGTTTATTGATGAAGAGATCTCGGTAAATCCGAAAATCAGTCCAGCTAATGTCGATTATGACATGATCCAATGGTCATCATCAAACGAATTAGCAGCTATTGTAGAAGCGGGTCTTG
This genomic window contains:
- the yhbY gene encoding ribosome assembly RNA-binding protein YhbY gives rise to the protein MNGKQRTYLKKLAHDMQPLFQIGKNGITENFIEQINQALDARELIKCKVLNNSLLDAKETANELARVTNAEFVQAIGNKFTLYRESKDNKKIVLPRV
- a CDS encoding nicotinate-nucleotide adenylyltransferase encodes the protein MKRIGLFGGTFNPIHMGHLVLAECARDQLALDEVIFIPNRIPPHKIEPGYSPEQRLEQVTAAVAGQPGFQVSNIELKRDKPSYTVDTLREVHANWPTAHLFFLIGADSLFQLESWVEIQEIFRLTDFGVVARPPFEREGCQQEISRLESLYPVKFSWVEMPQIGISSRSIREDWNRGRSIRFQVPEVVYCLMGKEKEGSSES
- the yqeK gene encoding bis(5'-nucleosyl)-tetraphosphatase (symmetrical) YqeK; this encodes MTKEEILARMKKNLSPSRIEHILRVVDTAQLLAERYGVDPERAEWAALLHDFYKWQDKEAYDAALEASGLALDEETAASQELSHGWMAADFMQSALGIEDKEIYYAIATHTTGRSGMSLLEKVIYLADRVEPGRVHPGSDRLRSMAFQDLDRAVYIAMNQTLEYLLKNHSYIHPRTIEARNDLWRNITERTERIEG
- the rsfS gene encoding ribosome silencing factor is translated as MKDNQTILEIAVKAADTKKALDIEVINLIGLSSIADYFLVVSGSNDRQVAAITMEIEDKLTEAGVEPKHKEGVRGGRWIALDYGDIIVHIFHQEEREIYGLEKVWAEGERLDISDWV
- a CDS encoding transcriptional regulator — its product is MKQREIHPILRQMLPLVEAISRTVGDNCEIVLHDFSDLENSVVAIANGHVTGRTLGSGMLTKGLEAYLNREYEESMIKYKNIVGAGRTLKSSTIFIKDETESVVGAMCINIDVTDLLLANKAINNLVMTEDLGQTVEAERNRFHVSEILKKVVEEVFQSINKPVAYLSKADKLMIVQQLEDRGAFLIKGAVEHVADLLCVSRYTVYNYIEEVKGNKNGSEE
- a CDS encoding D-alanyl-D-alanine carboxypeptidase family protein, whose translation is MKRILTTLLILTLTCPIFSTGFALTEPEIDSPAAILVDLESGSTLYEKNADKVMYPASITKILSAIVVLEYFQLDELVTVDKNSPYEVGDSTHIALEPGEVLTVDQLLHAGLIRSANDAMKVLARAVAGSEPAFAELMNEKALELGASQTHFVNATGLPDENHVTTAADMAKIAAYAMTIPEFAAIVQTPYYKIPPTNIKENERYFETTNKLLFSPGKRISYHGSSIPIKYPGTIGMKTGYTSQAKNTLVAAAENGDAKLLLVILNTSGSNLYIDAHTLLDFGFENFKKRNVCVANEYITQIPILSGDRPDLAAIVKSTVALPFSTDRDPIFGKIVIPAENLEAPVHKGDEVGKVEYYFEDQLIARVSLIAATDVRFIGKVTTLMDQKPIPTAVLISAGVIGLFAIVLLFGQAMRLRNQRMRKKRRLALNEQRKKENMQ
- a CDS encoding helix-hairpin-helix domain-containing protein, giving the protein MDRFTKREMILLIALIALAGLLFFGRQMQDVDLSEIETMEAEPMEKNGDVEHEAELVVHIAGEVFEPGVYALRSGARVIEAIQAAGGETNFANLEKLNLARILVDGEQIIVPSTLETDVQVAENQPQADGKVNINRAKEMELEGLTGIGPTKAQAIIDYRTQHPFQSIEEIQSVSGIGQKTYEKICDQITIN
- the selD gene encoding selenide, water dikinase SelD, which translates into the protein MKRDENLLVGTETSDDAAVYKINEKEALVVTMDFFTPVVDDPYQYGQIAAANALSDVFAMGGEAKLAMNIACVPTGLHADMVSDILKGMRDKVEEAGAFVVGGHTIEDQEPKFGLSVTGFVHPNRIWTNSGAQAGDVLFLTKPLGMGVLSTAIKADLISLEGMETAVSIMSELNLYAKQIAENFTIHACTDVTGFGLAGHGLEMAEGSGLTLLLEGETLPFVAEAIEWAEMGILPAGMYSNRGHVGKKIAMEADLSEAQQDLIFDPQTSGGLLLAVAEDEADELEASFAKAGRFCVRIGRAVEKREVSLLIR
- the selA gene encoding L-seryl-tRNA(Sec) selenium transferase; this translates as MEKWYRRLPKMDTCLADQRVEAWIQEFGYEQVKEAFASTLGAIRELIHTASGDALIDDTVIESEIASLFDTVENRLRVGFIGLRPVINGTGTLLHTNLGRANFSKDLVKRAVDKASRYSNLEYQLDLGRRGSRYDHIEGLLCALTGAEAAMAVNNNAAAVMLMLAALCQDQEVVVSRGELVEIGGSFRIPDVMRLSGAKLLEVGTTNRTRLSDYYEATGFDTGAYLKVHTSNYQILGFTESTSLKELVALSHKTGVPVLEDQGSGVLTDLTTYGLPQEATVQASIAAGVDLVTFSGDKLLGGPQAGFLVGKKKLIERCKSHQLNRALRVDKVTLALAEETLRLYLHGDRMNEIPFYWMLGRSQAELQEAAEKIQSELSETAIQKLGLEIRETEGTIGGGSLPGVSFLSLALVVSKGNSAMQEAILRQGTNPVVARIQQDEVWIDLRTIYPDQWKLLVKRLRELEDMA
- the selB gene encoding selenocysteine-specific translation elongation factor, with the translated sequence MKRQIIIGTAGHIDHGKTALIRALTGRETDRLKEEKQRGISIDLGFTYYDLASGERVGFIDVPGHERFVSNMLTGAFGMDFVLFIIAADEGMMPQSREHLEILKLLQVQAGIVVITKTDLVDEEWRELVADSLDEELSDSFLAKAPRIFVSSKTGGGLDRLRLAIEALAASAPKQEEDGVARLWVDRSFSIKGFGSVVTGTLLGGSLILGQEVMLYPQRLTSKIRRIQIHDESVETAVAGQRVAMNLPAFSKDQVKRGDLVSLPERVALSDRFAGRIQMTKDSPRPLHKGMELRLHLGSRKVPCKVEHVEPEVVKAGQSAWIMLRVEESIPLVLFDRFVLRNLSPVETLCGGQVLEPDPPRGKRARKEMGTWLESIQKGGPAAAALVRLERSMDLVQDRSDLAHAFGWSREETDKWISVLAENGEIVRYSNFLLSRKREAELFVRFTQIVKEFHQKNLLRRGMPKKQGLDLLFPRANQKQQMEVLKAWEVAGFGVSDESNIWLSGFERKLSPKQEALYKELKEKAEAKHEAAKESQWLAERDQAKVIWPILLEEGEIIRLGGDLYASRKFVEEGLRLIVEQFGENPFTVGKFRDAYGISRKQAILLLESYDERKWTMRQGDQRIALKLPKFIGEVCQL